The Aedes albopictus strain Foshan chromosome 2, AalbF5, whole genome shotgun sequence region CAGTAGTGCTGGTTATGTCCGTCGATGCGGCAACCGATCCGGAATCATTGATCGCAAAAGTTCGCAAGATTCCGAGCAGTGAAGGCCAGCAAGAGCTGGCCGAGGGCCGCACCGGGTACCGATATCACATACGGACCAAGTACTACGAAACAGATGTTACGTTGTGCCCATGGAAGAGCTCGGAACAGTTGTGCGACTTGCCGGAGGCAATTCTGACACAGTTGGACGGAATTTTGATATACTTCGACGCGAAAGATCGGGAGTTTCTAAAGGTGTTGCCGGATTATGCCGCGTTTGTGGCCGACACGGGGATAGAGTTTGGAATTCTTTTGTGTTCGGAACTGCAGGAGGAGAGTGACAAGGGGGTTACCTTTAAGGAAGCAAAAGAATACTGCAACATTCTGGATGTGATCGAATTGGAACCAAGTGGCGAAACGGAGGATGGAGAAGCGGCAGGGGTGGACGAGTTGGTGCAGGCGATGCATAATTTCATCTGGTCGAATGTGGACATGAGTAGGAAAAGTGGCGGTGGTGTTGCGGAGAGCAGCGATGGAGGAGGAGATGCTGGGACCGGAGAGGAATCAGCTGCAGCGGTGGCAGAAGAAAACGAGCTACGGATTGAGGAGGAATTAATGGGATTCGAGAAGCTGCTGACGCAGGTGATGCAGTTCCGTCCGAATACGAACTCGTGGACCAGGAATGAGCGGTTGGCCTACGCGCAGGAGTTTGCGGAGATTTTCGATGACTTGATAGGGGATGAGGATTGAAGGGGGATTCGATTTGAGAGTTTTTGTTGAACATGTTCAAGTAATTCCGCGGAGGTCATTCCGAGTGTATGGTTGATGCTACTGCGACCATGTTGGATCTATTTATTTTAAAACTGAGTATTGGACATTTGAGTGGAAGTGCGTATTATATTTGCCGCGTTTATTTTAGAATATACTATTGTAACTCATATTTTATATCGATGATTAAACAGATTAAAAGTTGAAAATCGATCGAAGTTTTACTCATGGATAGATTATTTAAGTTTTCCTATTCAAAAGTTTGCTACTGTTCGATGTAGCTCACTAATGTCAATTAGTTTTGTGAACAGCGTAcatcgtgatattttgtgattcCTTTTCCGTGACAATGTAAGATTAGTTTTCAGCAGAGCTAACGTTACGATCAATTGTCTTTCCTTGCAGTATGATCTTCACCCGCCTCTCACGCAACGGAATGGGTCTCCGATTCTACGCCACAGCAGAAAAGAGCTCGTTGGCCACCCTGCGAAAGAAGACCGGTTACACATTTGCCAACTGTAAGAAGGCCCTCGAGCTGCACAACAATGACCTAGCGAAGGCCGAACAGTGGCTCCAGGAGCAGGCCCAAGCGATGGGATGGTCCAAAGCCACAAAGCTTGAAGGTCGTAACACCACCCAGGGGCTGATTGGGGTCTTGGTGAAGAACAACATTGGCGCTATGGTGGAAGTCAACTGCGAAACAGATTTTGTGGCCAGGAACCaaagcttccagaaatttgtccaagctGCTTCGACGGCTTGCGTGCGGTACATGGACCAGGTGGAAGGAGACGCCAATCTGACGAAAGTGGGACTGAACAGCGAAGCTCTGAAACAGATTAAGCTGGATGACGGAAAATCGCTGGGCGATCATTTGGCGTTGATGATCGGAACCGTCGGCGAAAATGCTTCTCTCAACCGGGCCATCTGCTACAAAGCTCCGGAAAGCATTAATTTGACCGGATACGTTCACCCGGCACCAACCGAAGAAgtaccttcagaagttccacagTTCGGTAAATACGGTAGCATTCTTGCGTACAAACACACCAGCGCCGACTCCAACGGAGAAGTGGCCAAGAAAGTATGCCAACACGTCGTGGGGATGAAGCCCGCTCGGATCGGTGACAAGTCCCGGGACGAACCTGCAAAGGACAAAGACGATGAAACTTGTCTCATTTACCAGGAATATCTGGCGGATCCAAGTTACAC contains the following coding sequences:
- the LOC109420665 gene encoding uncharacterized protein LOC109420665 isoform X2, giving the protein MEERKPVVLVMSVDAATDPESLIAKVRKIPSSEGQQELAEGRTGYRYHIRTKYYETDVTLCPWKSSEQLCDLPEAILTQLDGILIYFDAKDREFLKVLPDYAAFVADTGIEFGILLCSELQEESDKGVTFKEAKEYCNILDVIELEPSGETEDGEAAGVDELVQAMHNFIWSNVDMSRKSGGGVAESSDGGGDAGTGEESAAAVAEENELRIEEELMGFEKLLTQVMQFRPNTNSWTRNERLAYAQEFAEIFDDLIGDED
- the LOC109420665 gene encoding elongation factor Ts, mitochondrial isoform X1, which encodes MIFTRLSRNGMGLRFYATAEKSSLATLRKKTGYTFANCKKALELHNNDLAKAEQWLQEQAQAMGWSKATKLEGRNTTQGLIGVLVKNNIGAMVEVNCETDFVARNQSFQKFVQAASTACVRYMDQVEGDANLTKVGLNSEALKQIKLDDGKSLGDHLALMIGTVGENASLNRAICYKAPESINLTGYVHPAPTEEVPSEVPQFGKYGSILAYKHTSADSNGEVAKKVCQHVVGMKPARIGDKSRDEPAKDKDDETCLIYQEYLADPSYTVAEVLEANHVDVVDFQRFECGEKTKTDDETVRAVN